The following is a genomic window from SAR324 cluster bacterium.
TAGGAATTCATCTAAATGTTGCTGGGATTATCACAAAGGAAATTTCCCGGTAAGCCAAAAATAAGAATGAGTAAGTTTAAGCCTCAAGAAGACCTCGTCACACTGACGAAACAGAAAGTAAAACCACCGGTTCAGTTTAAAGTCCTACTGCATAACGATGACTACACCACAATGGATTTTGTGGTACGTGTTTTAGAGGCGGTCTTCCACAAAAAGGCTGAAGAAGCGATTCAGATTATGTTACAGGTCCACAAGACTGGTGTCGGTATCTGCGGTGTCTACTCCTATGAGGTGGCAGAAACCAAAGTTGAAGCTGTTCATGAGATGGCTCGTCAAAACGAGTTTCCTCTCAGAGCAAGTATGGAAGAAGTTTGATCTGACAGGAATCCCATATGTTCACGAGAGATTTAGAAATGTGCTTG
Proteins encoded in this region:
- the clpS gene encoding ATP-dependent Clp protease adapter ClpS encodes the protein MSKFKPQEDLVTLTKQKVKPPVQFKVLLHNDDYTTMDFVVRVLEAVFHKKAEEAIQIMLQVHKTGVGICGVYSYEVAETKVEAVHEMARQNEFPLRASMEEV